One region of Roseicitreum antarcticum genomic DNA includes:
- the ccoS gene encoding cbb3-type cytochrome oxidase assembly protein CcoS, which yields MEILVILIPVSLFLGILGLGAFYWTLRRGMYSDPEGDSRRILNHEYDDAPKQDET from the coding sequence ATGGAAATTCTGGTCATCCTGATCCCGGTATCGCTGTTTCTGGGCATCCTGGGACTGGGGGCGTTCTACTGGACGCTGCGGCGCGGGATGTACAGCGACCCCGAGGGGGATTCGCGCCGCATCCTGAACCACGAATATGACGACGCGCCAAAGCAAGATGAGACCTGA
- a CDS encoding translocation/assembly module TamB domain-containing protein, with protein MRFLKVLWLSMVMFAAASLPASAQSDEGGDVGFIASFLQDNLSDAGRDVRIRGFAGAISSRATIEEMTIADDDGIWLTLRDVALQWNRSALLRGRIDIGELTAGEVIVARPPATADAPPSAEARVPFALPDLPVSLDIGQLSVGRLELAEPVLGFAVEMRINGSASLEGGEGLAQLSINRIDGPRGAIELRGGFSNETRVLDLNLSVAEGPDGIAATLLGIPDRPSVELSVEGQGPIDDFAADIALGTDGQDRVTGQVAFVATEGDAGAQRFSVDIAGDLRPLMVSEYHDFFGDRSRVAATGARLANGRLDLSELTVATRMVQLSGRASIDPDGLPDLIDLRGTLASEDGSPVLLPVPGAQVTVGRAGLVVEFDAVESPDWVLDFDIADLNHPAMQIDRLVLSGIGQISRAGDGSGRDVVDAVLDYSATGLSPTDPALAEALGAAIDGSASFIWRDGDALDLPGFVLEGSDFRVSGQGALADGDFDGAFELDLTDLTRFSGLAGRPLGGALTGDVTGSVTPLTGGFDLEATVVGQSLRAGIEEVDNLLSGESQIFASVRRGEDGISLRNFTAEARTLRADAAGTIRTDDIALDATVRLSDASVLGDAYGGSVQADAAIRSLDGRDTVTFTAEAVDLSVGQAELDRALLGVTTVEAEVVREGDLITLNNAIIRGGAVQADASGTIRPGDIALDAAVRMPDLSVLGPAYGGAVRADVQIAQTAGTDTLTLTAEARDVTIGQPDLDRALSGVATVRADVTRRDGVVSVERLTVNNPLLDASGTGRLAPDGALSGALDFSVTDLARVRPGFGGTIAGAVEVNGDGTTNRVGLEVTAQSLRVGQAQANSLLAGESRLTVDAVQTGERIRVESANLSNPQLSLRTTASIEGAVRRLTVDGQINSMALIVPGFAGALRLSGDIEDTAAGYLVDLDAQGPGGIDMALDGQVSRDLRADLRISGVADLSVANPFLEPNVLRGPVRIDMGLNGPLALSSLSGVATVQDASLVLPGARQRVEDISARVSLGGAQADVQLDGRFARGGTLGVAGQIGLAGARQADLRVALTELRVVNPQLFETAISGNLSLTGPLTTGPRATGTLTLTETELRIPSSGLGGAGFVLDGVRHINDRPGAQVTRERAGILRGTANGGTPVPLYLDITLDAPNRIFVRGRGLDAELGGSLRLQGTTRDIIPSGQFGLIRGRLDLLGNRFTLSEGFANLQGQFVPFVRLVATTDSGGVTTSIILEGLATEPEIRFTSVPELPEEEVVSRLIFGRDLGSLSAFQAAQLASALATLSGRSSGGLLSNLRDSFGLDDLDVTTDSDGTAALRAGRYITENIYTDVVVDSQGGSEVSVNLDLTSDITVRARTAGDGKSGLGVFFERDY; from the coding sequence ATGCGGTTTCTGAAGGTTCTATGGCTGAGTATGGTGATGTTCGCGGCAGCATCGCTGCCCGCTTCCGCCCAGAGCGACGAAGGGGGCGATGTCGGCTTCATCGCGTCCTTCCTGCAAGACAACCTGTCGGATGCCGGGCGCGACGTGCGCATCCGGGGCTTTGCCGGGGCGATTTCTTCGCGCGCCACGATCGAGGAGATGACGATTGCCGATGATGACGGGATCTGGCTGACCCTGCGCGATGTGGCGTTGCAGTGGAACCGCTCGGCCCTGCTGCGCGGCCGGATCGACATTGGCGAATTGACCGCCGGGGAAGTCATCGTGGCCCGCCCGCCCGCAACCGCCGATGCGCCGCCCTCCGCCGAGGCGCGCGTGCCATTCGCGCTGCCGGACCTGCCGGTGTCGCTGGACATCGGGCAGTTGTCGGTGGGCCGTCTGGAACTGGCAGAACCCGTGCTGGGCTTCGCGGTCGAAATGCGCATCAACGGCAGCGCCAGCCTTGAAGGGGGCGAGGGGCTGGCGCAATTGTCGATCAACCGCATCGACGGTCCGCGCGGCGCGATCGAATTGCGCGGCGGTTTCTCGAACGAGACGCGGGTGCTGGACCTCAACCTCAGCGTGGCCGAGGGGCCGGACGGCATTGCCGCCACGCTGCTGGGCATCCCCGACCGCCCGTCAGTGGAGCTGTCGGTAGAGGGGCAGGGTCCGATTGACGATTTTGCGGCAGACATCGCGCTGGGCACCGACGGACAGGACCGGGTGACGGGGCAGGTGGCCTTTGTGGCGACCGAGGGCGACGCCGGCGCGCAGCGCTTTTCGGTGGATATCGCGGGGGATCTGCGGCCCTTGATGGTCAGCGAATACCACGATTTCTTCGGCGACCGCAGCCGCGTCGCAGCCACGGGCGCGCGGCTGGCGAATGGTCGGCTGGACCTGTCCGAACTGACCGTGGCGACACGGATGGTGCAGCTTTCGGGCCGCGCCAGCATCGACCCCGACGGCCTCCCGGACCTGATCGACCTGCGCGGCACGCTGGCCAGTGAGGATGGCAGCCCGGTCCTGCTGCCCGTGCCCGGCGCACAGGTCACCGTGGGGCGTGCGGGCCTCGTGGTCGAGTTTGATGCCGTGGAAAGCCCCGACTGGGTGCTGGATTTCGACATCGCCGACCTGAACCACCCCGCGATGCAGATCGACCGGCTGGTTCTGTCGGGGATTGGCCAGATCAGCCGCGCGGGCGACGGCTCCGGGCGCGACGTGGTGGATGCGGTGCTGGATTATTCCGCCACCGGCCTGTCGCCGACCGATCCCGCGCTGGCCGAGGCGCTGGGCGCGGCGATTGACGGTAGCGCCAGCTTTATCTGGCGCGATGGCGACGCGCTGGACCTGCCCGGTTTCGTGCTGGAAGGGTCTGATTTCCGCGTGTCCGGCCAGGGCGCGCTGGCAGATGGCGATTTCGATGGCGCGTTCGAGCTGGACCTGACCGATCTCACCCGGTTCTCGGGGCTGGCCGGGCGTCCGCTGGGCGGCGCGCTGACCGGCGATGTGACAGGCAGCGTCACGCCGCTGACCGGCGGTTTCGACCTGGAGGCGACGGTCGTGGGGCAAAGCCTGCGCGCCGGTATCGAGGAAGTCGACAACCTGCTGTCGGGCGAAAGCCAGATTTTCGCATCGGTCCGGCGTGGCGAAGACGGGATCTCGCTGCGCAACTTTACCGCCGAGGCGCGGACGCTGCGCGCCGATGCGGCGGGCACCATCCGCACCGATGATATTGCGCTGGATGCCACGGTCCGGCTCTCGGATGCGTCTGTGCTGGGCGATGCCTATGGCGGCTCGGTGCAGGCCGATGCCGCAATCCGCAGTCTTGACGGCCGCGATACCGTGACCTTCACCGCCGAAGCGGTGGATTTGTCGGTGGGGCAGGCCGAGTTGGACCGCGCCTTGCTTGGCGTCACGACGGTCGAGGCCGAAGTGGTGCGCGAGGGCGATCTGATTACGCTTAACAATGCCATAATCCGTGGCGGTGCGGTGCAGGCCGATGCGTCGGGCACCATCCGCCCGGGCGATATTGCGCTGGATGCCGCCGTCCGTATGCCGGATCTGTCGGTGCTGGGTCCGGCCTATGGCGGCGCGGTGCGGGCGGATGTGCAGATCGCCCAGACCGCCGGCACGGACACACTGACCCTGACGGCAGAGGCGCGCGATGTGACCATCGGCCAGCCCGATCTGGACCGCGCCCTGAGCGGCGTGGCCACGGTGCGCGCCGATGTGACACGCCGCGATGGGGTGGTATCGGTCGAGCGGCTGACGGTGAACAACCCCTTGCTCGATGCCTCAGGCACAGGGCGTCTGGCCCCCGACGGGGCGCTTTCCGGCGCGTTGGATTTCAGCGTCACCGATCTGGCCCGGGTTCGCCCCGGGTTCGGCGGCACGATCGCAGGCGCGGTCGAGGTAAACGGCGACGGCACCACGAACCGTGTCGGGCTGGAAGTCACGGCGCAGTCCCTGCGCGTCGGGCAGGCGCAGGCCAACAGCCTGCTGGCCGGGGAATCGCGCCTGACCGTTGACGCGGTGCAGACCGGCGAGCGCATTCGGGTTGAAAGCGCCAACCTGAGCAATCCGCAACTGTCCCTGCGCACCACGGCCAGCATCGAGGGCGCGGTGCGTCGGCTGACGGTGGATGGCCAGATCAATTCCATGGCGCTGATTGTGCCCGGCTTTGCGGGCGCGCTGCGCCTGTCGGGCGACATCGAAGACACCGCGGCGGGCTATCTGGTAGACCTTGACGCGCAGGGCCCCGGTGGCATCGACATGGCGCTGGACGGGCAGGTCAGCCGCGACTTGCGCGCCGATCTGCGCATCAGCGGTGTGGCCGATCTGTCGGTCGCCAACCCGTTTCTGGAACCAAATGTGCTGCGCGGCCCGGTGCGGATCGATATGGGGCTGAACGGGCCACTGGCGCTGTCATCCCTGTCCGGGGTGGCGACCGTGCAGGACGCCAGCCTGGTGCTGCCGGGCGCGCGCCAGCGGGTCGAGGATATTTCAGCGCGTGTCAGCCTTGGCGGGGCGCAGGCCGATGTGCAGCTGGACGGGCGGTTTGCGCGCGGCGGCACGCTGGGTGTCGCAGGCCAAATCGGGCTGGCGGGCGCGCGGCAGGCCGACCTGCGCGTTGCGCTGACCGAATTGCGCGTGGTCAATCCGCAGCTGTTTGAGACCGCGATTTCCGGCAATCTCAGTCTCACGGGTCCGCTGACCACCGGCCCGCGCGCGACAGGCACGCTGACCCTGACGGAAACCGAATTGCGCATCCCCAGTTCGGGCCTCGGGGGGGCGGGGTTCGTGCTGGACGGTGTGCGCCACATCAACGACCGGCCCGGCGCGCAGGTGACGCGGGAACGCGCGGGCATCTTGCGCGGCACCGCGAATGGCGGCACGCCGGTGCCGCTGTATCTGGACATCACGCTGGACGCACCGAACCGGATTTTCGTGCGCGGCCGGGGGCTGGATGCCGAGCTGGGCGGCAGCCTGCGCCTGCAAGGTACGACGCGCGATATCATCCCCTCGGGGCAGTTCGGGCTGATCCGGGGGCGGCTGGACCTTCTGGGCAACCGCTTCACGCTGAGCGAGGGGTTTGCCAACCTTCAGGGGCAGTTCGTGCCTTTCGTGCGGCTGGTCGCCACCACAGACAGCGGCGGCGTGACCACCAGCATCATCCTGGAAGGGTTGGCGACGGAACCCGAGATCCGCTTTACCTCGGTTCCGGAACTGCCCGAGGAAGAGGTCGTGTCGCGGTTGATCTTTGGCCGGGATCTGGGGTCGCTGTCGGCGTTTCAGGCGGCGCAACTCGCCTCGGCTTTGGCGACGCTGTCGGGCCGGTCCAGCGGCGGCCTGTTGAGCAACCTGCGCGACAGCTTCGGGCTGGACGATCTGGACGTAACCACCGACAGCGACGGTACCGCCGCGCTGCGGGCGGGGCGCTATATCACCGAAAACATCTATACGGATGTGGTGGTGGATTCGCAGGGTGGCAGCGAGGTCAGCGTGAATCTGGACCTGACGTCGGACATCACCGTCCGCGCGCGCACTGCTGGTGACGGCAAATCAGGGCTGGGCGTGTTTTTCGAGCGGGATTACTGA
- a CDS encoding MFS transporter: MQSLLAAIYPLLQQEFALSFGQIGLLTFSFQVTASLLQPLVGLYTDKRPLPYSLPVGMSSTLLGLVLLARAESYPALLAGAALIGIGSAIFHPEASRVARMASGGRYGTAQSLFQVGGNFGTAIGPLMAAFVVVPMGRPSLAWFSVAALTGMLILSLVGRWYSRYQRANKGRPAASTALRFSRRRVVLAIIVLALLVFSKNIYTASISSYYTFYTIERFGLSTQQSQLMLFLFLGAFAAGTVIGGPIGDRIGTLTVIWVSILGVLPFTLLLPYADLFWTGVLSVIIGVVMASAFPAIVVFAQELVPGRVGMIAGIFFGFAFGIGGIAAAVLGMVADARGIAFVYQICAFLPLLGLLTAFLPRMSVNPR; encoded by the coding sequence ATGCAATCCCTGCTGGCGGCAATTTATCCGCTGCTGCAACAGGAATTCGCGCTCAGCTTCGGCCAGATCGGGCTGCTGACCTTTTCGTTTCAGGTCACGGCGTCGCTGCTGCAACCGCTTGTCGGGCTTTACACCGACAAGCGTCCGCTGCCCTATTCGCTGCCGGTGGGCATGAGCTCGACGCTGCTGGGGCTGGTCCTTCTGGCCCGCGCCGAAAGCTACCCGGCGTTGCTGGCGGGCGCGGCGCTGATCGGCATCGGCTCGGCGATCTTCCACCCCGAGGCATCGCGCGTGGCCCGCATGGCATCGGGCGGGCGCTATGGCACGGCGCAATCGCTGTTTCAGGTCGGCGGCAATTTCGGCACCGCCATCGGCCCGCTGATGGCCGCTTTCGTCGTGGTGCCGATGGGGCGGCCGTCGCTGGCGTGGTTCTCGGTCGCGGCGCTGACCGGCATGCTGATCCTGTCGCTGGTCGGGCGCTGGTACAGCCGCTATCAGCGCGCCAACAAGGGGCGGCCGGCGGCCAGCACCGCGCTGCGCTTTTCCCGACGGCGGGTGGTGCTGGCCATTATCGTGCTCGCGCTTCTGGTGTTCAGCAAGAACATCTACACCGCCAGCATCTCCAGCTATTACACCTTCTACACGATCGAACGTTTTGGCCTGAGCACGCAGCAAAGCCAGTTGATGCTGTTCCTGTTCCTTGGCGCCTTCGCGGCAGGAACCGTCATCGGTGGGCCCATCGGCGACCGGATCGGCACGCTGACCGTCATCTGGGTCAGCATCCTGGGCGTGCTGCCCTTCACCTTGCTGCTGCCCTATGCCGATCTGTTCTGGACCGGGGTCCTGTCGGTCATCATCGGGGTTGTCATGGCGTCGGCCTTCCCGGCAATCGTGGTCTTCGCGCAAGAACTCGTGCCGGGGCGGGTGGGCATGATCGCGGGCATTTTCTTCGGCTTCGCCTTCGGGATCGGTGGGATCGCAGCGGCCGTTCTGGGCATGGTTGCCGATGCGCGCGGCATCGCCTTCGTCTACCAGATCTGCGCCTTTCTGCCGCTGCTGGGCCTCCTGACCGCCTTCCTGCCACGCATGTCGGTTAATCCGCGCTGA
- the ahcY gene encoding adenosylhomocysteinase — translation MPQDYIIKDISLAAYGRKELDIAETEMPGLMALREEFGAAQPLKGARIAGSLHMTIQTAVLIETLNALGADVRWASCNIYSTQDHAAAAIAEGGTPVFAIKGETLEDYWAYTDKIFQFGGEGGTCNMILDDGGDATMYILIGARVEAGETGLIEVPQSEEEEYLFAQIKSRLAASPGWFTRQRAAIKGVSEETTTGVHRLYELHKAGQLPFPAINVNDSVTKSKFDNKYGCKESLVDGIRRATDTMMAGKVAVVCGYGDVGKGSAASLQGAGARVKVTEVDPICALQAAMDGFEVVLLEDVVKTADIFITTTGNKDVIRLDHMREMKDMAIVGNIGHFDNEIQVAALKNHKWTNIKDQVDMIEMPSGNRMILLSQGRLLNLGNATGHPSFVMSASFTNQVLAQIELWTKGDEYQPGVYILPKHLDEKVARLHLDRIGVKLTQLNAEQAAYIGVGADGPFKPEHYRY, via the coding sequence ATGCCGCAGGACTATATCATCAAGGACATCTCGCTTGCCGCCTATGGCCGCAAGGAACTGGACATTGCCGAAACCGAAATGCCCGGCCTGATGGCCCTGCGCGAAGAATTCGGCGCCGCCCAACCGCTGAAAGGCGCGCGCATCGCGGGCAGCCTGCACATGACGATCCAGACCGCCGTGCTGATCGAGACGCTGAACGCGCTTGGCGCCGATGTCCGCTGGGCCTCGTGCAACATCTATTCCACCCAGGACCATGCCGCAGCAGCGATTGCCGAAGGCGGCACGCCCGTCTTCGCGATCAAGGGCGAAACCCTGGAGGATTACTGGGCCTATACCGACAAGATCTTCCAGTTCGGCGGCGAAGGCGGCACCTGCAACATGATCCTCGATGATGGCGGCGACGCCACCATGTACATCTTGATCGGCGCACGGGTCGAGGCCGGCGAAACCGGCCTGATCGAAGTGCCCCAGTCCGAGGAAGAAGAATACCTCTTCGCCCAGATCAAAAGCCGCCTGGCCGCCAGCCCCGGCTGGTTCACCAGGCAGCGCGCCGCGATCAAGGGCGTGTCGGAAGAAACCACCACCGGCGTGCACCGCCTTTATGAGCTGCACAAGGCAGGCCAACTGCCCTTCCCCGCGATCAACGTCAACGACAGCGTCACCAAGTCGAAATTCGACAACAAATACGGCTGCAAGGAATCGCTGGTCGACGGCATCCGCCGTGCCACCGACACCATGATGGCAGGCAAGGTCGCCGTGGTGTGCGGCTATGGCGATGTGGGCAAAGGCTCGGCCGCCAGCCTTCAGGGCGCCGGCGCCCGCGTCAAAGTGACCGAGGTCGATCCGATCTGCGCGCTGCAGGCCGCCATGGACGGGTTCGAAGTCGTGCTGCTGGAAGACGTGGTCAAGACCGCCGATATCTTCATCACCACCACCGGCAACAAGGACGTGATCCGGCTGGACCACATGCGCGAGATGAAGGATATGGCCATCGTCGGCAATATCGGCCATTTCGACAATGAAATTCAGGTCGCCGCGCTGAAAAACCACAAATGGACCAACATCAAGGACCAGGTGGACATGATCGAGATGCCCTCGGGCAATCGCATGATCCTGCTGTCGCAAGGGCGTCTGCTGAACCTCGGCAACGCAACCGGCCACCCGTCCTTCGTGATGTCGGCCAGCTTCACCAACCAGGTGCTCGCGCAGATCGAGCTGTGGACCAAGGGCGATGAATACCAGCCCGGCGTCTACATCCTGCCCAAACATCTGGATGAAAAAGTCGCCCGCCTGCATCTGGACCGGATCGGCGTGAAACTGACCCAGCTCAACGCCGAGCAAGCCGCCTATATCGGCGTCGGCGCCGACGGTCCGTTCAAGCCGGAACACTACCGCTACTAA
- a CDS encoding autotransporter assembly complex protein TamA has product MLCVGLMPAQAMDSLTITVPDAPEAVTEAVRGASLLAAAERDGLRDPLEIFSVARAEYGRLIGVMYARGYYSPVISVRLDGREAADMSPLSPPPSVSAVTVQITPGPVFTFGQADIGPLAPGTTPAGNEFVSGAPARSTVVRDAAQAAVSDWRDIGHAKAEPTGQDITADHARARLDVDVRITPGPRLNFGALIPDGQERTRPARIVEIAGLPSGAVFAPADLDRAAERLRRTGTFASVALREAETPNPDGSLDINATLVEAQPRRIGAGAEIDSVDGVRLSAFWLHRNLLGGAERFRVEGEVGGIGAQVGGLDYRLGLDFSRPATFTPDTSLTFGAVLESVDERNYEAERASVQAGLSHIFSENLTGTAGLSYQYERARFGPNRATRRNFATIALPVTAEWDRRDDAQDPTSGFFVSGGVTPYIGLQGTDSGVQTKLDARSYVAFGADQRFVLAGRAQIGAVFGADLAATPRGYLFHSGGGGTVRGQPFESLGVTSGGVTSGGQGFAALSAEMRAGITETIGVVAFADAGYVSENALGGTSDWHAGAGLGLRYKTSIGPIRLDLGMPVRGATGDGLQVYIGIGQAF; this is encoded by the coding sequence ATGCTGTGCGTGGGGCTGATGCCCGCGCAAGCGATGGACAGCCTGACCATCACCGTCCCCGACGCGCCTGAGGCTGTCACCGAAGCCGTGCGCGGCGCTTCGCTGCTGGCAGCGGCAGAACGGGATGGGCTGCGCGACCCGCTGGAAATTTTCTCGGTCGCGCGCGCGGAATATGGCCGACTGATCGGCGTGATGTATGCGCGTGGCTATTATTCGCCAGTCATCAGCGTGCGGCTGGACGGGCGGGAGGCCGCAGACATGTCCCCGCTGTCGCCGCCGCCCAGCGTCAGCGCGGTCACGGTGCAGATCACGCCGGGGCCGGTCTTCACCTTTGGGCAGGCGGACATCGGCCCGCTGGCCCCCGGCACCACGCCGGCGGGCAATGAATTCGTCTCTGGCGCGCCGGCGCGCAGCACCGTGGTGCGCGATGCCGCGCAGGCCGCGGTGTCCGATTGGCGCGACATCGGCCATGCCAAGGCCGAGCCGACCGGGCAGGACATCACCGCCGACCATGCGCGCGCGCGTCTGGATGTGGATGTGCGCATCACCCCCGGGCCGCGCCTGAATTTCGGCGCGCTGATCCCCGACGGGCAGGAGCGCACGCGCCCCGCCCGGATCGTCGAGATCGCGGGCCTGCCCAGTGGCGCGGTCTTTGCGCCCGCCGATCTGGACCGCGCCGCAGAACGGTTGCGCCGCACGGGGACTTTCGCCTCGGTTGCGCTGCGCGAGGCGGAAACCCCGAATCCCGATGGCTCGCTGGACATCAATGCCACGCTGGTAGAGGCGCAGCCGCGTCGCATCGGTGCGGGGGCCGAGATCGACAGCGTGGATGGCGTGCGCCTGTCGGCCTTCTGGCTGCACCGCAACCTTCTGGGCGGGGCCGAGCGGTTCCGGGTCGAGGGCGAAGTTGGCGGGATCGGTGCACAGGTTGGCGGGCTGGATTACCGGCTGGGGCTGGATTTCTCGCGGCCCGCGACCTTCACGCCCGACACCTCGCTGACCTTTGGTGCGGTGCTGGAAAGCGTGGACGAACGTAATTATGAGGCCGAACGCGCGTCGGTGCAGGCGGGGTTGAGCCATATCTTTTCGGAAAACCTTACAGGCACCGCCGGGCTGTCCTATCAGTATGAGCGGGCGCGTTTCGGGCCAAACCGCGCGACGCGGCGGAATTTCGCGACCATCGCCCTGCCGGTTACCGCCGAATGGGACCGGCGCGACGATGCGCAGGACCCGACAAGCGGGTTTTTCGTGTCCGGCGGGGTCACGCCCTATATCGGTCTGCAAGGCACCGATTCCGGTGTTCAGACCAAACTGGACGCGCGCAGCTATGTGGCGTTTGGCGCCGACCAGCGGTTCGTACTGGCGGGACGGGCGCAGATCGGCGCGGTCTTCGGGGCCGATCTGGCAGCGACGCCGCGCGGCTATCTGTTCCATTCGGGGGGCGGCGGCACGGTGCGCGGGCAACCGTTCGAATCGCTGGGCGTCACCTCTGGCGGTGTAACGTCGGGCGGGCAGGGCTTTGCGGCGTTGTCGGCGGAAATGCGCGCCGGGATCACCGAGACCATCGGCGTCGTGGCGTTTGCAGATGCGGGCTATGTCAGCGAAAACGCCCTGGGCGGGACGTCTGACTGGCATGCGGGCGCGGGGCTGGGCCTGCGCTACAAGACCAGCATCGGCCCGATCCGGCTGGACCTGGGCATGCCGGTGCGCGGTGCGACCGGCGACGGGCTACAGGTTTACATTGGTATCGGGCAGGCGTTTTGA
- a CDS encoding heavy metal translocating P-type ATPase, which produces MTAPLRPALSACPACNAVPAATATAAGAVADARILLSVPGVHCAACISTVERDLNRMPGVRSARLNLTLKRLSVAAAPEIDSDAVIARLAALGYEAHELDPGTLSMTETDRQGRDLLMRLGVAGFAMMNIMLLSVAVWSGAQDATRDMFHLISAAIAIPTIAFSGQPFFRNAFAALKARRLGMDVPISLAILLATSISLYETFNSGAHAYFDAAVMLTFFLLAGRYLDYRTRAVARSAAQELAALEVPRAVRLRDGAEETVPVAEIAVGDLVRVRPGGRMPVDGVVTAGTSEVDRALLTGETLPVFAGPDTIVSAGEVNLTGPLTLRVTAAGRDTSLHRMADLVATAESARTRYTSLADRAARAYAPVVHILALVSFTGWMWWTGGDVRLAINIAAAVLIITCPCALGLAVPAVVTAASGRLFRAGLLIKDGTALERLAQVDTVVFDKTGTLTLGTPELTNLGDHAPDTLAAAAALAGASSHPLALALAQATAAAGIEPAVVDALAEVPGYGVEGRLNGAPVRLGRAAWVGADAAETTATYLAIGGVTHVFRFADRLRPGAEQVVADLHRQGKSVWLISGDVPGAVADLAARLNIKDWQADALPQDKVAKVQTLASAGHHVLMVGDGLNDTAALRAAHVSISPASALDAARVASDMVLLGRDIAPIAGALQIAAQSTRRIKENFTISIVYNIVAVPIALLGFCTPLWAALAMSASSITVSLNALRLK; this is translated from the coding sequence ATGACCGCCCCCCTGCGCCCTGCGCTGTCGGCCTGCCCGGCCTGCAACGCCGTTCCCGCCGCCACGGCCACAGCGGCGGGCGCCGTCGCTGATGCGCGCATCCTGCTGTCAGTGCCCGGCGTGCATTGCGCCGCGTGCATCAGCACGGTGGAGCGTGATCTCAACCGCATGCCGGGCGTCCGCTCGGCCAGGCTGAACCTGACGCTGAAACGCCTGTCCGTCGCCGCCGCGCCCGAAATCGACAGCGACGCCGTGATCGCCCGGCTGGCCGCCCTGGGGTATGAGGCGCATGAGCTGGACCCCGGCACCCTGTCGATGACCGAAACCGACCGTCAGGGGCGCGACCTTCTGATGCGGCTTGGCGTCGCGGGCTTTGCCATGATGAACATCATGCTCTTGTCGGTGGCCGTCTGGTCCGGCGCGCAGGATGCCACGCGCGACATGTTTCACCTGATTTCTGCGGCCATCGCGATTCCCACCATCGCGTTTTCCGGCCAACCGTTCTTTCGCAACGCCTTTGCCGCGCTGAAAGCACGGCGGCTGGGGATGGATGTGCCGATCTCGCTGGCGATCCTTCTCGCCACCTCGATCTCGCTTTATGAGACGTTCAATTCCGGCGCGCACGCCTATTTCGACGCTGCCGTGATGCTGACCTTCTTCTTGCTGGCAGGCCGCTATCTGGACTATCGCACCCGCGCCGTGGCGCGGTCCGCCGCGCAGGAACTCGCCGCGCTGGAAGTGCCGCGCGCGGTTCGGCTGCGCGACGGGGCAGAAGAAACCGTACCCGTCGCCGAGATCGCCGTGGGCGATCTGGTGCGCGTGCGCCCGGGTGGCCGCATGCCGGTGGACGGCGTCGTGACCGCAGGCACGTCCGAGGTGGACCGCGCCCTTCTGACCGGCGAAACGCTGCCAGTCTTTGCCGGCCCCGACACCATCGTCAGCGCGGGTGAGGTCAACCTGACCGGCCCCCTGACCCTGCGCGTCACCGCGGCGGGCCGCGATACCAGCCTGCACCGCATGGCCGATCTGGTCGCCACCGCGGAAAGCGCACGCACGCGCTACACCTCGCTGGCCGACCGCGCGGCCCGGGCCTATGCGCCCGTTGTGCATATCCTTGCGCTTGTGTCGTTCACGGGCTGGATGTGGTGGACCGGCGGCGATGTGCGGCTGGCAATCAATATCGCAGCCGCCGTCCTGATCATCACCTGCCCCTGCGCGCTGGGTCTGGCCGTGCCTGCCGTTGTCACGGCGGCCAGCGGGCGGCTGTTTCGCGCGGGCCTTTTGATCAAGGACGGCACCGCGCTGGAACGGCTGGCGCAGGTGGACACCGTGGTGTTCGACAAGACCGGCACACTGACCCTCGGCACGCCGGAACTGACGAACCTCGGCGATCATGCACCAGACACCCTTGCAGCCGCCGCCGCGCTGGCCGGCGCATCCAGCCATCCGCTGGCCTTGGCGCTGGCACAGGCAACGGCCGCCGCAGGGATCGAACCGGCCGTGGTTGACGCGCTGGCCGAAGTGCCCGGCTACGGGGTCGAGGGGCGGCTGAACGGCGCGCCTGTGCGGCTGGGCCGCGCCGCATGGGTCGGCGCCGATGCCGCCGAGACCACCGCGACCTACCTCGCCATCGGTGGGGTCACCCATGTGTTTCGCTTTGCCGACCGCCTGCGCCCCGGCGCCGAACAGGTGGTGGCCGACCTGCACCGTCAGGGCAAATCGGTATGGCTGATCTCGGGCGATGTACCGGGCGCGGTGGCGGATCTGGCGGCGCGGCTGAACATCAAGGATTGGCAGGCCGATGCCCTGCCGCAAGACAAGGTGGCGAAGGTGCAGACACTGGCCAGCGCGGGCCACCACGTCTTGATGGTCGGCGACGGGCTGAATGACACGGCGGCGCTGCGCGCGGCGCATGTGTCGATCTCGCCCGCCTCGGCGCTGGATGCGGCACGGGTGGCGTCCGACATGGTGCTTCTGGGCCGCGATATCGCACCGATCGCGGGCGCTTTGCAGATTGCCGCTCAATCCACCAGGCGGATCAAGGAAAACTTCACCATTTCAATCGTCTACAACATCGTCGCCGTGCCCATCGCGCTTTTGGGCTTCTGCACACCGCTCTGGGCGGCCTTGGCGATGTCGGCCTCATCCATTACAGTGTCGTTGAACGCGTTGCGGCTCAAGTAA